A genomic window from Deltaproteobacteria bacterium includes:
- a CDS encoding acyl carrier protein: MVQQRIKAVFAEVFQIDPATLPPTASPADVQGWDSFGHLALVEALQSEFRVEFEVEDIARMDNLAAIEQILLRRGAAS, encoded by the coding sequence ATGGTGCAACAGCGGATCAAGGCGGTCTTCGCGGAGGTCTTCCAGATCGATCCGGCCACGCTTCCGCCCACGGCATCGCCAGCGGACGTCCAGGGTTGGGACTCGTTCGGTCACCTCGCGCTCGTCGAGGCGCTGCAGAGCGAGTTCCGCGTCGAGTTCGAGGTGGAGGACATTGCCCGGATGGACAACCTCGCAGCCATCGAGCAGATCCTCCTTCGCCGGGGCGCGGCGTCGTGA